One window from the genome of Amaranthus tricolor cultivar Red isolate AtriRed21 chromosome 9, ASM2621246v1, whole genome shotgun sequence encodes:
- the LOC130824427 gene encoding NAC domain-containing protein 17-like — translation MASDFVGWPPGFRFHPTDEELILYYLKRKISRRKLKLDIIADVDVYKCEPDDLPGLSLLKNGDRQWFFFSPRDRKYPNGLRANRATRQGYWKATGKDRTISCNSRNVGIKKTLVFYKGRAPSGQRTDWVMHEYILEEDELKRCQNVVDYYVIYKLFKKSGPGPKNGEQYGALFKEEDWLEDDCLNAPQQLVEISPSDRCTNVQVDRMVSDTGKIINHHPTGPAPSPAIVDDFEQVLSEFLGEEENQSTVVDVSPPGSCRNAQVDRSVSDTGRIMNNLPSGPAPSPVIAVDFELALSEFIGEEKNQSTVTNPSFGTNRLVLEGDYIEMDDLLGPEPVQGSSTCPSQPIGGELSFPLDSQLGVEDGLSNFDLFYDTEAMLCNLAPNDEPQPPAQYSRSQESESIHQRDFGVTSYPSTQEGGPTNLVDFGGYSYTMFQDDELVHQVNSEMHSYLRSDEGGLANKVDFGMQSYEEGISSDGGEMWTYAANPCLTNFSETQKGFASLPSSGVTHNASISTKSNQKQVVDSSQPWSSTLWSFVDSIPAAPASAAESALLNKAIQRMSSFSRLRLNSKSTISAGVGSATKSSSSAGVGSRIKGYFFFSFLAALFAIVCVFIGINANVYGKLHWRMNL, via the exons ATGGCGTCCGATTTCGTCGGTTGGCCTCCTGGCTTCCGATTTCATCCTACTGATGAAGAACTCATCCTTTACTACCTTAAACGCAAGATTTCTCGTCGTAAATTGAAGCTTGATATTATTGCTGATGTTGATGTTTACAAGTGTGAACCTGATGATTTGCCTG GTTTATCTCTTTTGAAAAATGGAGATCGACAGTGGTTCTTTTTCAGCCCCAGGGACAGGAAGTATCCAAATGGGTTGAGGGCAAACAGGGCTACCAGACAAGGGTACTGGAAAGCAACCGGAAAAGACAGAACTATTTCTTGCAACTCGAGGAATGTTGGTATTAAGAAGACTTTAGTTTTTTACAAGGGTCGTGCTCCTTCTGGTCAGCGTACAGATTGGGTGATGCATGAATATATCCTGGAGGAAGATGAGCTTAAGAGGTGTCAAAATGTTGTTGATTATTATGTCATCTACAAGCTTTTCAAGAAGAGTGGTCCAGGTCCTAAAAATGGCGAGCAGTATGGAGCTCTCTTTAAGGAGGAAGATTGGCTTGAAGATGATTGCCTTAATGCTCCTCAACAGTTGGTCGAGATTTCTCCCTCTGATAGGTGTACGAATGTCCAAGTAGACCGTATGGTGAGTGATACCGGCAAGATTATAAATCACCACCCCACTGGGCCTGCACCATCTCCCGCTATTGTTGATGACTTTGAACAAGTACTCTCTGAG TTTCTTGGTGAAGAAGAAAATCAGAGTACAGTGGTTGATGTTTCTCCTCCTGGTAGTTGTAGGAATGCCCAAGTAGACCGTTCAGTGAGTGATACCGGTAGGATTATGAATAACCTTCCCAGTGGGCCTGCACCATCTCCGGTTATTGCTGTAGACTTTGAGCTAGCACTCTCCGAG TTTATTGGTGAAGAAAAAAATCAGAGCACGGTAACTAATCCGTCTTTTGGAACCAATAGACTCGTGCTGGAGGGTGATTATATTGAAATGGATGATCTTCTTGGTCCTGAGCCTGTCCAAGGCTCGAGTACCTGTCCTTCACAGCCAATTGGTGGTGAATTGTCTTTCCCTCTGGATTCTCAGTTAGGAGTCGAAGATGGGTTGAgcaattttgatttgttttacgaTACTGAGGCCATGCTTTGTAATTTGGCACCTAATGATGAACCACAGCCTCCAGCTCAGTATTCAAGGTCACAGGAAAGTGAGTCAATCCACCAACGTGACTTTGGAGTGACTTCATATCCTAGTACTCAGGAAGGTGGACCCACTAACCTAGTTGACTTTGGAGGTTATTCATACACCATGTTTCAAGATGATGAATTGGTGCACCAAGTAAACTCTGAGATGCATTCATACCTCAGGTCAGATGAAGGTGGATTAGCCAACAAAGTAGACTTTGGAATGCAATCATATGAGGAAGGCATCAGTTCAGACGGGGGCGAGATGTGGACTTATGCAGCAAATCCTTGTCTCACCAACTTCTCAGAGACACAGAAAGGCTTTGCATCCCTACCATCCTCAG GTGTCACACACAACGCAAGTATCTCTAcgaaatcaaatcaaaaacaagTGGTTGATAGCTCTCAACCTTGGTCATCGACTTTGTGGTCGTTTGTGGATTCCATACCTGCTGCCCCTGCATCAGCTGCTGAGAGTGCTTTGTTGAACAAGGCAATTCAGAGAATGTCAAGTTTCAGTAGGTTACGGCTAAATTCTAAAAGTACCATCTCTGCTGGTGTAGGTAGTGCTACCAAGTCTTCTTCTAGTGCAGGTGTAGGATCCAGGATAAAGGGATacttctttttttcatttttggctGCTTTATTTGCTATTGTATGTGTTTTTATTGGTATAAATGCCAATGTTTATGGAAAATTACATTGGCGCATGAATTTATGA